In a single window of the Panthera leo isolate Ple1 chromosome A1, P.leo_Ple1_pat1.1, whole genome shotgun sequence genome:
- the MRPL55 gene encoding 39S ribosomal protein L55, mitochondrial isoform X2 codes for MYHRGPPGRMATMGSLLGLLRQHMLMGAAPACRHLHLSSQIADSNRASLTRVRRQAYARLYPVLLVKQDGSTIHIRYREPRRMLEMPVDLDALSPEERRARFRKRMAQLTEQKQQEPELGDDFDVERYKQFWTKK; via the exons ATGTACCACAGGGGCCCCCCGGGAAGAATGGCCACCATGGGCAGTCTGCTTGG CCTACTGCGGCAGCACATGCTGATGGGGGCTGCCCCTGCGTGTCGCCACCTGCACCTGTCCTCCCAGATTGCTGACAGCAACAGGGCCTCACTCACGCGCGTGCGCCGGCAAGCCTATGCGCGCCTCTACCCCGTGCTCCTGGTCAAGCAGGATGGCTCCACCATCCACATCCGCTATCGGGAGCCACGGCGAATGCTTGAG ATGCCCGTCGATCTGGACGCCCTGTCCCCAGAGGAGAGGAGGGCCCGGTTTCGGAAACGCATGGCCCAGCTCACAGAGCAAAAGCAGCAGGAGCCAGAGCTGGGTGACGACTTTGATGTGGAGCGGTACAAGCAGTTTTGGACCAAAAAGTGA
- the MRPL55 gene encoding 39S ribosomal protein L55, mitochondrial isoform X1, which produces MGPPSQRVYLKSTYKYIQMICLLRQHMLMGAAPACRHLHLSSQIADSNRASLTRVRRQAYARLYPVLLVKQDGSTIHIRYREPRRMLEMPVDLDALSPEERRARFRKRMAQLTEQKQQEPELGDDFDVERYKQFWTKK; this is translated from the exons ATGGGGCCGCCTAGCCAGCGTGTTTATCTGAAGAGTACGTACAAGTACATACAGATGATATG CCTACTGCGGCAGCACATGCTGATGGGGGCTGCCCCTGCGTGTCGCCACCTGCACCTGTCCTCCCAGATTGCTGACAGCAACAGGGCCTCACTCACGCGCGTGCGCCGGCAAGCCTATGCGCGCCTCTACCCCGTGCTCCTGGTCAAGCAGGATGGCTCCACCATCCACATCCGCTATCGGGAGCCACGGCGAATGCTTGAG ATGCCCGTCGATCTGGACGCCCTGTCCCCAGAGGAGAGGAGGGCCCGGTTTCGGAAACGCATGGCCCAGCTCACAGAGCAAAAGCAGCAGGAGCCAGAGCTGGGTGACGACTTTGATGTGGAGCGGTACAAGCAGTTTTGGACCAAAAAGTGA